Genomic segment of Edaphobacter bradus:
ATCTCACTGGCATTTGATCGGGGGCATCGGTGTGAATCGGTATCGGGCCTCAGCAGAAATGTTCCACGTGGAACAAAAGTTTTCCACACGGCCCATCGCGCAACTCCTGTAGATATTGCGTCGCTTCCCGTCTTCCACAGGTTCTCCACAACCGCACGGGTTCTCCACAAATCTCTTGCATTGCCTCAGGACTCGGGTCTCTATACCCTTCAACTAAGCCGATGATCACGATTCACCCAGCCAACAAAAAACCCCGCCCGGTGCAAACGACGGAGCAGCCTAGCGCGGTGGCTCTCGCAGATGAAACCCCGAAGGATGAGACCCCGAAGGCGATCCCTTCCAGGGTGATTGCGGTCGTAAACCAGAAGGGCGGCGTCGGCAAGACCACTACAGCCATCAACCTCGCCGCTTCGCTCGCGCTCGAAGGACTCGCCACGCTGCTGATCGACTGCGACCCCCAGGCCAATACCACCGGAGGCCTCGGCTTTGGCCGCGAGGACGGCCGCGCCAGCGTCTATGACCTGATGATGGGCCACGTCCCGGCCGATAAGATCATTCTTCCCACGGAGATCGAGAACCTGTCGCTGGTCCCCGGCAGCAAGAATCTGATTGGCGCCAATATTGAGCTGGTCGGGCTGGAGCGCCGCGAGTACCGGCTGCGTGAGGCCATTGAGCCAGTCCGAGCCAACTACCCCTTTATTCTGCTCGACTGCCCGCCGGCTCTCGACCTGCTGACCCTGAACTCCCTGGTGGCCTCGGATGGGCTGCTGGTTCCCATGCAGGCGGAGTACTTTGCGCTGGAGGGGATCTCGGAGCTGATGAGCACGCTCGACCGCGTCTCGCAGGCGTTCAATCCGACGCTCGCGCTCGAAGGCGTTCTGCTGACGATGTACGACGACCGGACGAACCTCTCCCAACAGGTCTCCGACAACCTGCGGTCGTTCTTTAATGACAAGCTGCTCAAGACGACGATCCCGCGCAACATCCGGCTGGCGGAGGCTCCGAGCCACGGCAAGCCGGTCGCGCTGTACGATCCGCGATCGCGCGGGGCCGAGGCTTACCACGAGCTGGCCCAGGAGATTCTGACGCGAAACAACGTTGAGAGCCCCGAGGCCGTCAAGCGCAAGGCCGAAGCGGAGGCCGAAGAGGCTGCAGCGAAGGTTACGAAGAAGGATAAGAAGGTCCGGTTCTGGCCGTATACGAAGTAATTCGGACAAGCTGCTCGTTTTCGAATCGCTTTCTACAAGTAATTGATCAACACAGAGATAGAGATACAGATGCCAACAGCTACTCAGGACCCTAAACGCCGCGCCCTTGGAAAGGGCCTGGAATCCCTTCTACCGCAGCGTCCCGTCAATATTGCTGCCTCTGCCGCCGCTCCTGTGGAGGTTGCGGGCAAGCCGCTGGAGATTGGGCTGGACCATATTGAGCGCAACCCGTGGCAGACGCGCAGCCGCTTCGATGAGGTACAACTGGCGGAGCTGGCGGCGTCGATTACGGCGACGGGAGTTGTGCAGCCTATTCTTGTCAGGCCGCTCATAGGAGGAAAGTATCAGCTCATCGCCGGTGAGCGACGCCTGCTGGCCTCGCGCAAGGCGGGAAAGACGACGATTCCGGCGATTGTGCGACAGGTTCCGGACGAGCAGGTCCTGGAGATGACGATCGTCGAGAACCTGCAGCGGACGGACCTGAACCCGATGGAGCAGTCGCGGGCGTATCAGCGGCTAAGCGAGGTCTTCCACCTGACGCAGGAGCAGATGGCGACGCGCACAGGCAAGGATCGGGCCTCGGTGGCGAACTTCCTTCGTCTGCTGCGGCTTCCGGAGGGCGTGCAGACCAAGGTGGAGACGGGCGAGTTGAGCTTTGGCCATGCGAGGGCGCTGCTGGCGCTGGACTCGCCGGAGCTGATCACGTCGGCGGCGCAGAAGGTGCTGGCGCTGTCGCTTTCGGTGCGGCAGACGGAGAGCTATGTGCAGGGGCTGATCAATCCGGAGGCCAAGGAGAAGAAGGCCGACAAGGCGGCGCAGCAGCCGGAGGACCCCAATGTTCGCGAGGCGCAGGATACGCTGCGGCGGCGGCTGGGACTGAAGGTGAGGATCGAAGACAAGAAGGGCAAGGGCAAGGTGATTATCGAGTACTCGGGGCTTGAGGACTTTGATGCGATCATGACTGCGCTCGGCGGGTGAACGTGCGATGCCCCTCCCATGCCGCGATGAAGCTGCGGCATGGATGGGGCACCCCGGCGAAGAAACTCGTTCCCCTAGAGATCAACTTGCAAAGGATGTGAGAGATCTTCGCAAGACTACAAACACACCGAATACCCAAATCCAAAAGCTGATCCAGCAAAACAAACAGCAGTGGCCTGAGATGAATAAGACTCAATGAGTCTAGGAGCAAAGCATGACGAACTCTGAGTTTGTAAATGCTCTAAAGGTCCAAACCAGCGATGCCGCCGTATTCGGAACCGTGGCAAATCTTGAGCGTCCACCTGGCAGAAAGCCTCGAGAACGAGATGTGACGCTTTCGAAGTGGTACGGGAACCTTACCAGTTCAGATAAGGCGTTCGTCAATACGGTCATACGTGAAGCAGCAGAGTTGGCGGTGTTCAGTTTCTTATGTGTTCTAGATGGTGTTTCCGCGATAGAGGACGGCCCTGAAAAGGGAGATTTGCGTCTCATTTACACGAAGAATGGTATCGAACTCTTATTGAACGGCTCATCGCAAGAGTTCTTGCACGATTCATACAATGCACTGTGTCAAGCATCTGATCCGATTGCTCCAGAACGACCGGAAGTACGGGTGTATGAGGTAGACTCTGCCCAGCATCTTAGAGAGAAGCAAACGTCAGCCGACGGAATGGATCTACATTCAGTATTGCCGATTACCAGCAAAACTCCTGTTCCTGAGGCTCCCTCTATTGCGTTACCCAAAAATGAACACCGCAAACTGTAGGAAGCACATGGGACTCGGTAGCCATGGCTGGGTGGCCCATATCTAAACCCGGGTGGACTGGGTGGCGATGCTTGAGTTCTTCAGATATCAGGTGATTTTTTTATTTATGTAACTAATTTAGTTACATATTTTTCTTGTGCTGCGGCGCAAGGTGGAGGAGATCAGGTATCTTCTCTTTCCTGGGGCGAGCATCGTTGTGCGGCGCAGTATGGGCGAGTGCGGCTGCTCCCCTTACAGAATCGTCAATCGTGCGTCTCCCAACTGCGAATTGGGTGTTCATAGATTTCCATATTGACGCGCTTGCCGCGAAACTTTACGCCCTCCATAGTGAGCCGAAGGCGTTGTTCGGCTGCAGCTTCACCTTTCAGCTTGATCTCGCCGCCGGCACCGACGATGCGCTGCCAGGGCAGTCCGTGGAGAGGAGCATTGCGTAGCAACCGTGCGACCGCTCGGTGGTACAAGGGATAGCCCGCGGCAGCAGCGACTTTGCCATAGGTTGAAACTCTGCCCTTGGGGACAGAACGAATGATGCGCCGAAAGGCGTCGTCGCGCTGCTCATTTTTGCGAAGACCGTCTTTCAGGATCCTTCGCTTGAGATTTTGCGGAACCATCGGGGAGCGCATGAGCAGAACTGTATCAAAGGCTGGTGCCGCTCCCAATTTGTAACCGAGTTGTTATAAATCTCCTCATGCTGGGCTACCTTCTAAATCCAGACGTAAAGCGCTTGTTTGGGATGAAGGACGGCGAAACCGAGGACTGGTGGACGTTCTGAAACGACCTACATGCTCAGGTGCGGAGTGACAACCTCAAAGGCAACAGCAGTCCCCTTCGGGATGACAACTAGAACAGTAACCGTGAAGTAAGGTCCCCGGCGGTAACAACTGAAAGTGATAAAGTGATCGTCGCCTTCATGTTGATAACGACTTAGGCCCGACGGCATGGATGAATCTTATCGAGAGTCGGAACAGAAGAGGAAAAAGCGTATCGCGCTTTTGCGCGATTGGCCCACATCTGGCGAAAAACGCCAGATATGGGGCACCCAATTGGTGGCTCAGTCAGATGTCGGCAACCCAGTCCGACAGTGGTGGGCTGCATAATAGACGCTAAGTAATTCACAAGTAGAGGCAACTGGCAAATGGCTACGCTGATTCAGCGCATCAAACGGTATCGATTGTTGGCGATATTGTTAGTAATTGTCTTCCTTACTATTAAGGGATGTGAATTGTTCCCCGAAGCCACATTCACGTTGGCAAACGATTCGAGACTGCCGAAATGGGTTACACTCCCACCGGAACTTACACGCGCCAATGCTTCGCTCACTATGAACTATTACGCTGTGCCATGGAGAACTGCGCAATTTATATTCCGAGATAAGAATGGACATATTCTGAAGAAAGAAAATGGCAAGATGAGATGCAGAGCGCCTTTCGAGCTAGAAAATCCCCCACAAGGATTTCCCTCTGGTTACCCGGCTTATGAAGCGATAACTGTCCACGGCATAACAGAAATCATCGAACATAGAAAGATGGAGCCAATCTTTTATGTAACCGATGATCCTGCCGTTTGGAAACAATATGAATCGATTGGGTGTTAGCTGCTGCAGGCCGTACTGTCCTTCGGTACTAACCGTGTAAGCGATTTTTCCAACGGCGATTTTATGGCTGGACTGTACAGCGAATCTACGAAGCACGTTGGCTCTAGGGCAGGCGCGGCTATTCCGCTTGAGCTCGGCGGCGGGTACGGCAACGGCAACTGCGAACGCGAAGGACGCTAAGGTTGCGCGAAGGACGCACCGGCAGTTGCGAGGGTCTGCGAGCAGTGGATTGAGCGAGACACTAGAATTGATGCATTGCGTTATTTGCTAGAGAGGATTTTGCGCGTCTGGCGCAGACATGAGACCTTCCGCTTTCGTATTCCGCTATCGCCTTCTTGTTCATGCTGTGATCTTTCTGCTTGCCTTTACCGTGCCGTGGGATAGGTGGCTGCGGCTCGATCTCGACGCGAATGGCTCGACGTGGCTTCTGCTCTCGACGTGGACGGCGCGTAATCACTGGCTCTCGTTCTCTGCGGCGACGGTTGCGTTTCTGGTCTTCGGGGCGGGGTGCGCGCTGGCGGCGGCGCTGCTTCGCACGTGGGCCGCAGCTTATATCGGATACGCCACAGTGCAGTCGCCCTTGCTGCACGGCGACCGCGTGGTGGCGGCCGGGCCATACCGGTATCTGCGGAATCCGCTTTATCTCGGCACCATCGTGCACACGTTTGGCCTTGCGCTGCTGATGCCTCCGAGCGGCGCGATCTTCGCTCTGGTGTTCGTCACAGGCCTCGAGCTTGTGCTCATTGCCTGCGAGGAGCCATTTCTGACGGCGAAGCTTGGCGATGCGTATACGGCCTATCGGGCGCGGGTTCCACGGATTGTTCCGGCGCTCACGCCACGGGTTCCGCAGTCGGAGATGCAAGCGCACTGGAAGACGGCCTTCCCCGCCGAGATCTACTACTGGGGCTTCTTTCTTACGTGGCTGGTTGTCGGATGGAAGTACAACGCCTCGCTGATGACGCAGGGAGTGTTGATCTCGCTGGGGGTCGCGCTGGTGGTTCGGGCGCTTCTGCCTCGGCAGGCGGAAAAGGCTTAACAAGCGATCGGCACCCGGCGACGGCCGGAGAAGAAAGCGTACCTCAGCGGCTAAAGCCGCCTTCTTGTTGCGACAGGTACGGCACGGCTGAAGCCGTGCCCTTAAGCAAAACGAAATGCGTGGCGGTGGACTCCCTACTTCCCACCCTTGTCGCGGTGAGGCTGCGACAAGGATGGGGCACCCGAGCTTTGTGTGCGCTCTGGAAGAGAAGAGCAGATTCCTCCACCCCGCTTCGCTCCGGTCGGAATGACAAACGGAAAAAGTGGTCGGAATGACTACTGGAAAGAGTAGTTGGACAAAAAGAGCCCGCTGCCCCCTGGGAGGGACAACGGGCTGAGGTTTGACTTCATGCACTCACACACTCTGGTGCTGGCAGCCTGAGGCTGCACGCATAAACGAATGGGGAGGGCCCTACGCCGCACGGCGCTTGCCCGCTGCCGGCGGCGTTTGTGTGACTACTTCTTCGCCGGAGCGATGGTGTCCTTGGCAACCTTGGCGACGCGGAACTTCACCACGGTCTTGGCCTTGATCTTGATGGTCTCGCCGGTCTGCGGGTTGCGGCCGAGACGAGCCTTGCGCTCCGCCTTCACCAGCTTGCCGATTCCAGGAATGGTGAACTCGCCGTTCTTCTTGGTCTCCTTCACTGCGGTCTCGGCCAGCAGATCGAGGAACGCGGTGGTCTGCTTGTTGGTGAGTTCGAGCTTCTCCGCCATGTGACGGACGAGGGCTGTCTTGGTCAATCCCTTTGCCATGTGTGTTACTCCTTCTTACGTAATCAAAGTGTGATGCATCGGACTTGCTCGCCTTGGCCCGTAAAGCAACATCTTCGCTGCCGCATGGTGGAACTCTGCGAAATCGTCAATGTTCATGCGGGTGCGGGGAACCGTACCGCATTTCACCTTCATCCTTTCTACACGCTTTGTCAATCAGATTTCACCAGTTTCCACAGGTTTTTTCGTTTTTTTCTTGGTTTTAGGGGGTTTTAGAGGTTTTTAGGGGCATTTTGGAGCCTATGGAAGAACAATCGGGCGACTGAGGATTGACAAAGCAGAAGGGCAACGGCGAACGCAGAGAGCGCGAAGGTAGACGCAGAGGACGCGAAGGATCCTGCGATGAGCCTGCGAAGGATGGAGCGCCGGAGCTGGGTGGCCCTCCAGGCGAACAGCAGATTCCTCGGCTTCGCTCGGAATGACAAGCAAAAAAGCGAAGGATCCTGCGGATAGACTCTTTCTCTGTGTTCTTCCGTGATGATCGGTGGTCGATTACGTGGTCGATTAAAAGAGCGGTTTTCGCGGCTTGGGGATGAGCGGAGCGTTGAGGAGCTCGACCATGGGGGCCGCAGCTTTGAAGCGCACGATGACCTCTTTGAGGAAGGTGGGCTGCGTTGCGGCCTCGGCTGGGAGATTGGCGAGGACTCCCCACTGACGGCAGCGGATGAGGTCGATCGCGGGGTCGTCGGGGGCGAAGCCTTTGGGCGGGCGGGTGAGTGGCAGGCCTTCGAAGGGCTGCATGAGCGAGCGGAGCTTTTTGTTGGCGAGGATCTTGCGGAATTCGGCGTGGTGGTCGACGAGGTAGCGGCGGATGGCGAGGAGCTGTTCGCGCTCGGGCATGTAGACGCCAGCGGCTATGACGACCTCGGTGGCTCCGACGTGGAGGTAGAAGCCTCCTCCGGAGGTCTTCTCGAGGCCGGTGCGCGCCCACCAGGCTCCCTGGTGCGTTTTGTAGGGGTGCTTGTCGGGGCTGAAGCGGGTGTCGCGGTAGATACGGAACAGGGCCTTCTGCGGGGGGCGGACGTTGTCGGGCGCGAAGGCGAGCATCGCCTCATTGACGGCGGCGACGAGCGCGAGCATGGGGGCCTTGACCTCGCGCTCGTAGATGGGCTTGCGCTCGTTGAACCAGGCGCGATCGTTGTGGCGCTTGAGGCCGCGGAGGAACTTGAGGGCTTCGGGGGAGAAGTGGGTGGGCATTCCTCTTAATGATGCACCGGGGTTGAGGCGGGTGCGGAGAAAAGAATGGCCCAGACCGATTTCGGCGCGCTTTGCTCCTGGCCACTATCGAGTTCATAACGTTCGAGAATTGTCTCAACCACTCTCTGCGAGACAGTTCGCCACCGGCTGGAGCGATTTATTGGAATAAATCCACGCGAACTCAGTTAGCACCTGCAGAAGACGCTGTGACGCCACCTGTTGGACGAACAGACCTCATCGTTCCAGGAATTTAACCCACTGGCTGGGGTCCCGGCGCAACATCACTGCAAAAACGGAGAGGAAACGCATGAAGACGGAAATCCGACCATCCACCTTGTCATCTGAGCCTGGTTCTCTGTCGTTGACAGAGGACGCTAACGAAAAGTTTGGCCGCGTTGTGCGGCGACGGTCGTTCCTGAAAGGGATGGGTATGGCCACCGCAGCAGTACCGGCTGCCGTGCTGTTACCGGCTGGGGCGCTCTTCACCGAAGCCAAGGCTCATGCGTCAGAACCCCAGCACGGGGGCAAACTTTCGCGGGGAGATGCAGCTATCCTCCGGTTTCTAGCCGCGGTAGAGCTGATCGAGAGTGATCTTTGGGTACAGTACAACGAGCTCGGAGGAGTCAACGGAGGCAATCCAGCATACATCGCGGCTCTTCAGAATCTCGATGGCGATATGCCTCAATACATCAGCGACAACACAGACGATGAGTTGAGTCACGCCGCGTTCCTTAACGCTTACTTGGAGTCTAAGGGCGAGGAGCAGGTCAATCTCGATCAGTTCAGGACTTTGCCAAGCAGCCAGGCGACCGGGGCAAAACAAATCGGGCGGCTCACCAACCTGCTGAATCTCAATGTGGATCTGAGTTGGTACACGCGCTACCGCAGCAAAGAGAATCCAGATCTCGGCGCGACTTTCAAAGGGCCGTTCTCCATTACGAACGAGCCCGCAATTCCCCTGAATGACACTGACACTCCTCCCAACACTGCACAGCCTGCTCCTCCAGTAACTCCAGCGGCCCGCCGGATGCAAGCGATCGCCAACACGGCGGGGTTTCATTTTGCGTTTATCGAGCAGGGTGGATCGAGCCTTTATACAACGATGGCGCTCAAAGCCAGCGATCTTGAGGTCCTGCGAATCGTGGTCAGCATCGGCGGTGTCGAAGTAGACCACTTCTCGCTCTGGCACGACAAGGCCGGCAACGCGGTGGCGCAACCTCTAGCTGGGCTCGTCGATCCGGAGACCGGGCTAACCTTCCCGGACCTGAATGCACCGGCAACGGAACTAACCAAGACGAATCTGATCCTGCCTGAACCGTGTGACTTCCTCAAACAAGAGAAGCTGCCCCCTTGCTCAGTCATCCGACCGTCCCTGACAGAGAATGGGGGCGCGGTGGCAACGATCAAGGCTTTCACAGATGATCTGCTCTTCGCTGGCCAGTCCAATGAATTCTTTCATTTGGTAAGGCAACTAGCCAGCGAGGCGGATGCGGCACAACGTGAATTGTGAGGGTAATTCCTTCGACCGAACCACGACGACCCGACGCCATCGTGCAGCTCCTGGCGAAGATTCTTCGATCGCACTTAGTCTGCTGACAAGTTAGCGACGACCGGCTTATACCTCCTCTACTCTCTTCCGCCCCCGCTGTAGCTTTCTGTGTTTCAGCGGGAATAAATGAACCCATCGCCAGTTATCTGAGTGGGCACAGTCTCGGAGCTTCAGAATTTCGCTGAGTGTTCTGCCACTCGAGTCCGCATTCCTGCCCACGTAAGAGAAGGGAGATCTATGAAAATGGCACGAGTCTTGTGTGCACTTGCGCTTTTTGCCGGCCTCACTACCCTCCTGATGGAGGGTAGTGAAGCGAGAGCTGAAAGCGATCAGGATCGAGGAGATCGATCCTCCGATCAGGCAGTCAACCCGGTTGTCCAGTGGAACAAAAACCTCCTGGTCATCGTTCGTACTCGGGGAGCACAGCCTCCAACCGTCCACGCGACGCGCAGTTTCGCGATCATGCATGCTGCGATCTATGACGCGGTCAATGTTATTGACAGAAGTCACAAGCCGTATCTCATCCGTTTAGCACGCCCGCAACGAGATGCTTCCCTCGAAGCAGCAGCAGACGCTGCGGCGCACGAAGTGCTGGTTGCGCTGTATCCGGCATTCAAGGCCACACTCGATGCCGAACTTCAGCAATCATTGGCGCAGATTCCGGATGGACAGGACAAAGCTGTAGGCATTGACATAGGGCAGACAGTGGCGGACCAAATCCTGGCCTTACGAAGCACGGACGGCGCGAATTCCAATCCGATTCCCTATGATTTTGGAAACGCCCCGGGAGACTACCAGTCGACACCGCCAAATTTCCCTCCACAACCGCAATTCACGCATTGGTCTCACGTGACCCCTTTTGCCCTTGAGCATGCGAACCAGTTTCGCCCTGGTCCGCCTCCGGCGCTGATCAGCGATAGCTACAGCGATGCTTTCAATCAGGTCAAATCGTTAGGAATGTTCGACAGCACGACGGCGACGGCTGACGAAATGTTAATTGGCCAATTCTGGAATGGGGCCATTCAGAACTATTGGAATGAGATCACGCAGACGGCCTCGGTGGCGCATGGCTTGACGACGGCTGAGAGTGCCCGCCTGTTTGCCTTGCTGAACCTTAGCCTCGCTGATAGTGTGATCGCTTTCTACGACGCCAAATACACGTACAATTTCTGGCGTCCGGTAACCGCCATTCGTGCTGCCGATACCGACAACAATCCAGAGACGGTAGTTGACACGACGTGGCTGCCGGAAGGCGGCAAGAACACCGCCCCGGATCCGTCCTACCCAGGTGCGCACGCTACGATCAGTGCTGCCGGGGCAGAGGTGCTGGACTCCTTCTTCAAGAGGGACGATTTCGATCTCAACGTGACGTCAGAGGTTCTACCTGGGGTAGAACGTTCATTCACGAGCTTCTCCGCGGCGTTCGACGAAGCATCCTTCAGCCGTGTTTTGGCGGGACAACATTTCAGCTTTGACGAGAACGCTGGCGGTCGATTGGGTCGTGAGGTCGCCAATTTTGTCGTCGACAACTTCTTAACCAGTCGAGAAAGAGAGGGAGAGGACGACAGGTAGCTCCTGTTATGTCCTCAGCTACGGGCTCTCGAATCGCGCAACGCGTCAGACCTGGAACATACCATCTGACGCGTTGCTCAGAGAATGTGAGTTGGGCTTTGCCTACCCGACCTCGAGCAGCAACCTGTTCAGCCAACACAAGCGCGTTTGTGAGGACTGATGTGACTGTATGCTTGTGCGCATGCAGAAAAGATCTGATACGCGCACATCAACTTCGCCTAGACAAACGATTGTATTGGTTCTGGCTGGCCTTTTACTTTGCGTGCTCACCATTCAGCTGGTCCATGTTGCACGACTCTTTTCCGCTAACTGGGACGAGGCGCACCACCTCTATGACGGCTACGCGATCCTGACCAGGCACGACTACCGGGCGAACGCCGAGGTGCCACCGCTTGTGAAGGTGATGGCCGCCCTGCCCCTTCTACACTTACATCCTTCGTTGCCGGGGCAATTGAGCACTTCCCAAACGCAGAACGCATTTCTGGCTGGCCGGGCCTTTGTTTTCGGCAATGGCGGCGACCGTCTGCTCTTTCCGGCCCGCATGGCCTGTATGCTGTTTAGCCTAACGACAGCGCTGCTTACCTATGCAGCAGGGCGGACCTTCTTTGGTGCACTAGCTGGCCTCTGCGCATTGTTTCTGTTCGTCTTTGATCCCAACGTCCTTGCGCACGGCACCCTGATCTCCACAGATATGGGTAGTGCCTGCTTCATCCTGGCCGGTGTGTATGCCTTCTATCGCTTCGCAATCCAGCCGGGTTGGAAGTGGCTGCTCGCTGCGGGTCTTCTCGCGGGACTTGCCATGGTTGCGAAGTTCACCGGAATCCTGATCGCGCCCATGCTGCTCGTGATTGCGGTGGCGGAGGGCATCCGCAAGCGCAGCGCTGTTGTGCTTGGAAAATTGTTGGCCGCTTCCATCGCGATTCTGGTCTGCGCTTGCCTCGTCATTTGGATGTTCTACGGGTTTCGCTACGCGCCGGCTACTGTGGGTCTGGACCTCTCTCCCTCATTGGCGCCCTATCTTGCATCAATGCCGCACAAAAGCGATGGGGCAAAGCTTGCTCTTCTCGCTCGCTTCCATCTGTTACCGCAGGCCTACCTCTGGGGACTGGCAAATACCAAACACACGGAATGGGAGTACACAAGCTACTTCCTGGGACGCGTTTACAGGCATGGTCCCTGGCAATACTTCCCCTTGGCCTTTCTGATTAAATCCACTCTTCCGCTGCTGATCCTGCTACTTCTTGCTCCGTTGGCGCTGCGCAGCTCCAAGCAGGGATACGGCCGGGAGCTGATCTTTTTGCTGGTTCCGGTGGGCGTCTACTTTGCCGTCATTACAACGTCACACTTCGACATAGGTGCCAGGCACCTGATGCCCGTGTATCCATTTCTCTACATCATCGCGGGAGCCGCAGCCGCCATGCTGCTGCGCCGAGGATCCGGATGGGCTGCGCTGGCCACGGTCTTGGTTATGTGGCAGATCGTGACCACTATGCGGATCGCTCCGAACTACATGGCCTATGGCAACGAGGCATGGGGTGGTCCGCTCCAGGTACGTCGCTACCTAAGCGACGCCAACGTTGACTGGGGCCAGCAGCTCAAGACCGTGAAGCAGTATCTGGATCAGAATCACATCTCAAACTGCTGGTTCGCCTACTTCCCAGACGGCGCAGTGCAGCCGATAGACTACGGCATACATTGCAAACGTCTGCCCACGCCCAGCGCCCTATGGTGGCTCAACTTGCCCATGACCGTCCCGCCCCAGATCGAGGGCACCGTGCTGATTAGCGAAAGCGTTCTCGATGGCGTGGAGTCCGGCGATGGAGCTCTTAATCCCTACGACGCGTTCCATAAGCTGCACCCTGTCGCTATCCTTCAAGACGGCGTATACGTTTATCGCGGAACCTTTTCTGTCCCGCTCGCCTCAGCCTTGGTAGATGTTCGCCGCTCCAGAGAACTGGCGCACGCCGGGCAAATAGACCAAGCATTACAACTCGCGCAACAAGCTGCCACGCTCGCACCGGACTCACCCAGGGTACAACTCCAGCTAGCCGATGTACTGGCTATGCAGCAACAATGGCGTGAAGCAGCAGATCACTACCACCTTGCGCAAGTGGCCCTGATGCACCAACGGCCAGATCTGCAGGCGGAAGAGCTCGGTCCACCAATTGAGCTTGGGCTGAAAAACACCCTCTCAAGTCGCTGACAAGTCAGTCCTGAGCAGCGAACAGTCGCGCGGGCGTGGG
This window contains:
- a CDS encoding ArnT family glycosyltransferase — its product is MLVRMQKRSDTRTSTSPRQTIVLVLAGLLLCVLTIQLVHVARLFSANWDEAHHLYDGYAILTRHDYRANAEVPPLVKVMAALPLLHLHPSLPGQLSTSQTQNAFLAGRAFVFGNGGDRLLFPARMACMLFSLTTALLTYAAGRTFFGALAGLCALFLFVFDPNVLAHGTLISTDMGSACFILAGVYAFYRFAIQPGWKWLLAAGLLAGLAMVAKFTGILIAPMLLVIAVAEGIRKRSAVVLGKLLAASIAILVCACLVIWMFYGFRYAPATVGLDLSPSLAPYLASMPHKSDGAKLALLARFHLLPQAYLWGLANTKHTEWEYTSYFLGRVYRHGPWQYFPLAFLIKSTLPLLILLLLAPLALRSSKQGYGRELIFLLVPVGVYFAVITTSHFDIGARHLMPVYPFLYIIAGAAAAMLLRRGSGWAALATVLVMWQIVTTMRIAPNYMAYGNEAWGGPLQVRRYLSDANVDWGQQLKTVKQYLDQNHISNCWFAYFPDGAVQPIDYGIHCKRLPTPSALWWLNLPMTVPPQIEGTVLISESVLDGVESGDGALNPYDAFHKLHPVAILQDGVYVYRGTFSVPLASALVDVRRSRELAHAGQIDQALQLAQQAATLAPDSPRVQLQLADVLAMQQQWREAADHYHLAQVALMHQRPDLQAEELGPPIELGLKNTLSSR